In Helicoverpa zea isolate HzStark_Cry1AcR chromosome 3, ilHelZeax1.1, whole genome shotgun sequence, the following proteins share a genomic window:
- the LOC124645886 gene encoding larval/pupal rigid cuticle protein 66-like, whose translation MAAKFVIVALLVAAAQGSAIHGGDYTSFSYGVSDPHTGDVKSQHETRVGDSVVGQYSLLDSDGTKRTVDYAADAHSGFNAVVRKDPALLAHAAPVLAHAAPVVAHAAPLAYAAPIAHAAPVAHGYSHGVATYGAVAAAPLAYSAGVYGAHAAPLAYGAGLYGAHAAPLAHGAIAYGAHGAHGLYGAHLY comes from the coding sequence TTCGTGATCGTAGCTCTGTTGGTGGCGGCTGCTCAGGGCAGCGCGATCCACGGCGGCGACTACACCAGCTTCTCGTACGGCGTGTCCGACCCGCACACCGGCGACGTGAAGAGCCAGCACGAGACCCGCGTCGGAGACAGCGTGGTCGGCCAGTACTCGCTGCTCGACTCCGACGGCACAAAGCGCACCGTCGACTACGCCGCTGACGCGCACTCCGGCTTCAACGCCGTCGTCCGCAAAGACCCCGCTCTGCTCGCTCACGCCGCTCCCGTGCTCGCTCACGCCGCTCCCGTGGTGGCGCACGCCGCTCCCCTCGCCTACGCCGCCCCCATCGCTCACGCCGCTCCCGTCGCTCACGGCTACTCCCACGGCGTGGCCACCTACGGCGCGGTCGCCGCCGCTCCCCTCGCCTACAGCGCCGGAGTGTACGGCGCGCACGCCGCTCCCCTCGCCTACGGCGCCGGACTCTACGGTGCTCACGCCGCTCCCCTCGCTCACGGTGCCATCGCTTACGGCGCTCACGGCGCTCACGGTCTTTACGGCGCCCATTTGTACTAA